CCCTGGACGGAACGGGTTGCGGACAGCCGTTACTCTATCCTCTCGCGGCGAAGGCAGTCAAATTTCATGGCGCGTGGAAAACGCGGAACGCCCGGCCGGATCGGCGGCGCGATCAGAGCGGCGGCAATTCGCGCAGGGCCTTTTCCAACCGGCGCAGGGTCTCTTCCTTGCCGATCAACACCAGGGTCGCGTCGATCGGCGGGCTGACGCTCGTGCCGGTCAGCGCGAGGCGCAGCGGCTGCGCGACCTGGCCCAGCTTGACGCCCAGTTCGGCCGTCAGATTTTCGATGAACTGCAGCGCCGCCGGCTCCGTCAACGGGTCGACCGTCGCCAGCCAGGCCTGGAAGCGTTGCAGCACCTCGCGCGCCGAACCCTTCCACCATTTTTTCACCGCTTCCGGCGCGTAGGCCGCCGGCGCCTGGTAGAAAGGCGCGCACTGGTCGGCCATGTCCACCAGCGTGTGCGACCGCTCCTGCAGGTTGGCGATGATCCGCGGCAGCCGCGGGTCGTTTTGCGCCGCGAACCCGCGGTCGAGCAGGAAGGGCAGCAACTGCGGAACGACTTCCTCGGGCGCCAGCGCGCGCAGCTTCTTTTCGTTGGTCCAATTGAGCTTGTCCAGGTCGAAAATCGCGTTGCTGGCGTTGACGCCGGTGATGTCGAAGTAGCGGATCAGTTCCTCGTCGGTGAACAGTTCCTGATCGCCGTGCGACCAGCCCAGACGCGCCAGGAAGTTGCGCATCGCCTGCGGCAGGTAGCCCATCTGACGGTATTCGAGCAGGCTGGCCGCGCCGTGCCGCTTGGAAAGCTTGCTGCGGTCGGCGCCGAGGGTCAGCGGCATGTGGGCGAAAGCCGGCGGCGCGAATCCCAGGGCGGCGTAGAGCGGCAGTTGCTTGTGCGTGTTGGTGAGGTGGTCCTCGCCGCGCACGACGTGGGTGATGCGCATGTCGGAATCGTCGACGACGACGCAAAAATTGTAGGTCGGGGTGCCGTCGCTGCGGGCGATGATCCAATCGTCGAGCTCGCGGTAGTCGACCTCGACGCGGCCCTTGATCAGGTCGTTGACGACGCTGACGCCGCTGATCGGCATGGCGCAGCGCACGACGTGAGGCTGCTCGGGGCCGTAGTGCTTGTCGCGGCAGGCGCGGTCGTACAGGTACTTGCCCTTGTTCGCCTCGGCGGCGGCGCGCTGCTTTTCGATTTCCTCGGGGGTGCAACGGCAGCGGTAGGCGGCGCCCTGGGCAATCAGTTTTTCCATCGTGTCGCGGTACATCCCGGCGCGGTCGCTCTGGTAATAGGGGCCTTCGTCAAAGTCGATGCCGAGCCACTTCAGGCCGTCGAGGATGATCTGCACGTTTTCGGGCGTCGAGCGTTCGCGGTCGGTGTCCTCGATGCGCAGCACCAATTGGCCGCCGTGATGGCGGGCCAGCAACCAGTTGAACAAAGCCGTGCGGGCGTTGCCGATGTGCAGCATGCCCGTCGGGCTGGGCGCGAAACGAGTGCGAACGGTCATGGGTCAGCCTCCGTATAAAACGTCCCAGACGAAGCGCCAGCCGACGGCGAACAGCATCAGGGCGAACAGGCGCTTCAGCCATAGCGAATCGATCGCGTGCGCCAGGCGCACGCCCAAACGCGCCGTGAGAATACTCAGCGGCGCGACGAAGATCAAGGCAAGCAGGTGCACGTAACCGGCGGCGTGCGGAATCGCCGCGGTGACCGTCCAGCCGGTGTAAAGGTAGGTGAACGATCCGAAAAT
This genomic interval from Myxococcales bacterium contains the following:
- the gltX gene encoding glutamate--tRNA ligase produces the protein MTVRTRFAPSPTGMLHIGNARTALFNWLLARHHGGQLVLRIEDTDRERSTPENVQIILDGLKWLGIDFDEGPYYQSDRAGMYRDTMEKLIAQGAAYRCRCTPEEIEKQRAAAEANKGKYLYDRACRDKHYGPEQPHVVRCAMPISGVSVVNDLIKGRVEVDYRELDDWIIARSDGTPTYNFCVVVDDSDMRITHVVRGEDHLTNTHKQLPLYAALGFAPPAFAHMPLTLGADRSKLSKRHGAASLLEYRQMGYLPQAMRNFLARLGWSHGDQELFTDEELIRYFDITGVNASNAIFDLDKLNWTNEKKLRALAPEEVVPQLLPFLLDRGFAAQNDPRLPRIIANLQERSHTLVDMADQCAPFYQAPAAYAPEAVKKWWKGSAREVLQRFQAWLATVDPLTEPAALQFIENLTAELGVKLGQVAQPLRLALTGTSVSPPIDATLVLIGKEETLRRLEKALRELPPL